A section of the Geoalkalibacter ferrihydriticus DSM 17813 genome encodes:
- a CDS encoding PhnE/PtxC family ABC transporter permease, translated as MNSASPSPRLKPYAVTRPWRQWAALVTLAALVVAAFTAAEWDFSALTQADQRSAALARMLAWAQTFASPDLSYEFLRQCWALTLQTLAAATLGTSLAVAAGFLLAMGSSRAVCVGEEDAQGWRRNFALRGLAAVLCALCRLLQDILRAVPDFVWAIILVAMIGLGPLTGALALALNISGILAKVYSELWDSIEERDYEQIRAVGGGRLKTFFYGIRPLASRSMLSFTLMRAECAIRNAAVIGAVGGGGLGAEIWYQIQFGAWSKVTTLMLFTLALTLSADLASNFIRRQLREDPNHPRGTKPRNLAQQLLPAYVGSGFVCVVLLWSLWFMGWGDNAPPGQQSRNYLEPAVKLVTGESWRNLAFFERLLRPDLDGAALGLGGAEKSVDLFAEYTLLDFWKPSAWAAWDQELEKWFVWRVVKSASVPLAMAIIGTLMGVAGAIALTYPHSLAFQMEPARFTGETAHPLVRIVRLLQLVGARFAGLIARGVPEVMWAFLFIAFFGPGLLAGTIAIAIHSTGVLVRVFSETVDNIPYRRFEQSFMGSRLSCFGCVAAPTAWRDWLTYSFFQFESNVRTGVVLGIVGVGGLGFFFTFNFEWFRFEKAATYLLMIIALTILIDRTSRLLKLSRISR; from the coding sequence ATGAATTCCGCTTCCCCAAGTCCCCGTCTTAAGCCCTATGCCGTGACACGCCCCTGGCGTCAGTGGGCGGCCCTGGTCACCCTCGCTGCCCTGGTGGTCGCCGCTTTTACCGCCGCAGAATGGGATTTCAGCGCTCTGACCCAGGCGGATCAGCGCAGCGCAGCGCTGGCGCGCATGTTGGCCTGGGCGCAAACCTTTGCCTCCCCTGATTTGAGTTATGAATTTCTTCGGCAATGCTGGGCCCTGACCCTGCAGACCCTTGCGGCGGCCACCCTGGGTACCTCCCTGGCGGTTGCGGCCGGCTTCCTTTTGGCCATGGGTTCATCCCGCGCTGTTTGCGTCGGCGAAGAAGATGCCCAGGGGTGGCGGCGCAACTTTGCGCTGCGCGGCTTGGCAGCAGTCCTTTGTGCTTTGTGCCGCCTGCTGCAGGATATCCTGCGCGCGGTTCCCGATTTTGTCTGGGCGATCATCCTGGTGGCCATGATCGGACTTGGGCCTCTCACCGGCGCCCTGGCCCTGGCTCTGAACATCAGCGGGATCCTTGCCAAGGTCTACAGCGAGTTGTGGGACAGCATCGAGGAGCGCGATTACGAACAGATTCGCGCGGTCGGCGGTGGTCGGCTCAAGACCTTTTTCTACGGCATTCGCCCTTTGGCTTCGCGCAGCATGCTGAGCTTCACCCTGATGCGGGCCGAATGTGCCATTCGTAACGCGGCAGTGATCGGCGCCGTCGGCGGCGGCGGCCTGGGCGCCGAAATCTGGTACCAGATCCAGTTCGGCGCCTGGAGCAAGGTGACGACGCTGATGCTATTTACCCTGGCCCTCACGCTTAGTGCGGATCTGGCCAGCAACTTTATCCGCCGTCAGTTGCGCGAGGACCCCAATCATCCGCGCGGAACCAAACCGCGCAACCTCGCCCAGCAGCTGCTGCCCGCCTATGTCGGCAGTGGCTTTGTCTGTGTCGTTCTGCTCTGGTCCCTGTGGTTCATGGGCTGGGGCGATAACGCGCCACCCGGACAGCAGAGCCGCAATTATCTGGAGCCGGCGGTAAAATTGGTGACGGGCGAGTCCTGGCGCAACCTGGCTTTTTTCGAGCGGCTGCTGCGGCCAGATCTTGACGGGGCCGCCCTGGGGTTGGGCGGGGCGGAAAAGAGCGTTGATCTGTTTGCTGAATATACCCTGCTGGATTTCTGGAAGCCTTCAGCCTGGGCGGCTTGGGATCAGGAGTTGGAAAAATGGTTTGTGTGGCGGGTAGTCAAATCGGCCTCCGTGCCTTTGGCGATGGCCATTATCGGCACTCTGATGGGGGTGGCGGGCGCCATCGCCCTGACCTATCCGCATTCCCTGGCGTTTCAGATGGAGCCCGCGCGCTTCACCGGCGAGACCGCCCATCCGCTGGTGCGCATTGTGCGCCTGCTACAACTTGTCGGGGCGCGTTTCGCCGGCCTTATTGCGCGCGGTGTTCCGGAGGTGATGTGGGCCTTTCTGTTTATCGCCTTCTTCGGCCCGGGTCTGCTCGCAGGCACGATCGCCATCGCCATTCACAGCACCGGGGTGTTGGTGCGCGTGTTCAGCGAAACGGTGGACAATATTCCCTACCGGCGCTTTGAGCAATCTTTCATGGGCTCGCGTCTGTCCTGCTTCGGCTGTGTCGCCGCACCCACGGCCTGGCGCGACTGGCTGACTTACAGTTTTTTCCAGTTTGAAAGTAACGTGCGCACCGGAGTGGTTCTGGGTATTGTCGGAGTCGGCGGTCTGGGTTTTTTCTTTACCTTCAACTTCGAATGGTTTCGTTTTGAGAAAGCCGCCACCTACCTGCTGATGATCATCGCTCTGACCATCCTCATCGATCGCACTTCCCGCCTGCTTAAGCTCTCGCGTATTTCGCGCTGA
- the mreD gene encoding rod shape-determining protein MreD, which yields MKSALGFILAGFVCAFVQTALFPRFLPLSTRPDLFILLIVCLSLSQNTLRGALIAWGLGGLKDVFAGQTLGLHGFVFLITFFLIKGTERRLNTESSLLLVLLVFAGVLIEGGLTAVTLLILDDVGRSWQIILRHIPMQALVSSAVACALLALMFWLQRRTGLKQIIPGLR from the coding sequence GTGAAATCGGCTTTGGGCTTTATTCTTGCCGGATTTGTTTGCGCCTTTGTTCAGACGGCGCTTTTCCCCAGGTTTCTTCCACTCTCCACCCGGCCTGATTTGTTTATCCTTCTCATTGTCTGCCTCAGCCTCAGCCAGAATACCCTGCGCGGAGCTCTTATTGCCTGGGGTCTGGGGGGACTCAAGGATGTTTTTGCGGGACAGACCCTGGGTCTGCATGGTTTTGTGTTTCTGATTACATTCTTCTTGATCAAAGGTACTGAGCGACGTCTCAATACGGAAAGTTCACTGCTTCTGGTTCTGCTGGTTTTTGCCGGAGTTCTCATTGAGGGGGGATTGACCGCGGTAACTCTGCTGATTCTTGATGATGTCGGGCGCAGCTGGCAAATCATTCTACGCCATATACCCATGCAGGCCTTGGTTAGTTCTGCCGTGGCCTGTGCGTTGTTGGCGCTGATGTTCTGGTTGCAGCGCCGTACCGGCTTGAAACAGATCATTCCCGGTCTGAGATAA
- the mrdA gene encoding penicillin-binding protein 2 translates to MNSDSDWSGKPDLTKRFVALSLVAVVVFLLLLLRLWYLQVINAERYQALSERNRIRYMPIAAPRGPIFDRDGHLLVDNRPSFGVSVMRQDVDDRDRLLERLSFHLETDRAQLEARLEAGRRFPFYRPVPLADDVSREMLERVQENSLDLHGVLIDVQPLRSYPYEDAAAHIFGYLGEVTERDLARLQGLGYRPGDFVGKTGMEQTLEDYLRGAAGQRLVEVDVLGKELRVLQVQDPVPGNKVYLTLKRDVQLAAERALRGHAGSAVALDVRTGEVLALASVPSFNPALFARGITGTEWIELLQNPRHPLQNKAIKGQYPPASTFKIVTALAALRAGVATPNTQVTCSGSFTLGNHVFRCWKRTGHGVTDMRKAMRESCDIWFYKVGLDLGIERLAEMGQEFGLGQSLGFELAGEKQGLMPTRAWKRQRMGQPWYDGETVIAAIGQGFVLTTPLQLAVMTAAVANGGALLQPQIVKRVEGWDGQVFREAQPEVIRQIDFGDGNLAAVRRSLDAAVNEPQATGRASRIEGVRVAGKTGTAQVVRLRDDKDKIVRETPYRFRDHALFVAYAPADDPEIAVAVVVEHGQSGGATAAPIARAMIEAYLGLPVSEPVAPAGHYGD, encoded by the coding sequence ATGAATTCTGATTCAGACTGGTCGGGCAAGCCCGATCTGACAAAAAGATTTGTTGCTTTGTCGTTGGTGGCGGTGGTCGTTTTTCTGCTGCTGCTGCTGCGTCTATGGTATCTGCAGGTGATCAATGCCGAGCGCTACCAGGCACTGTCGGAGAGAAACCGGATCCGCTACATGCCTATCGCCGCCCCGCGCGGGCCTATTTTCGATCGAGACGGCCATCTTCTGGTCGATAATCGGCCGTCCTTCGGTGTTTCGGTCATGCGTCAGGATGTTGACGATCGAGATCGTCTATTGGAGCGCTTGTCGTTTCATCTGGAAACCGATCGCGCGCAATTGGAAGCACGTTTAGAGGCAGGGCGGCGCTTTCCCTTCTACCGTCCCGTTCCTCTTGCCGATGACGTCAGCCGCGAAATGCTGGAGCGGGTTCAGGAAAATTCCCTCGATTTGCACGGGGTTCTGATTGATGTGCAGCCCTTGCGCTCCTATCCCTATGAGGACGCGGCCGCTCACATTTTCGGCTATCTCGGCGAGGTTACTGAGCGCGACCTGGCGCGGTTGCAGGGCCTCGGCTATCGTCCCGGAGATTTCGTCGGCAAGACCGGCATGGAACAGACCTTGGAGGACTATCTGCGCGGTGCCGCGGGGCAGCGCCTGGTGGAGGTCGACGTTCTCGGCAAGGAGTTGCGGGTTCTTCAGGTTCAGGATCCAGTCCCCGGCAACAAGGTTTATCTGACGCTGAAGCGCGATGTCCAGCTTGCCGCCGAGCGCGCGCTGCGCGGCCATGCCGGGTCGGCTGTAGCCCTTGACGTTCGCACCGGTGAGGTCCTTGCTTTGGCCAGCGTACCTTCGTTCAACCCGGCCCTGTTTGCACGCGGGATTACCGGCACCGAGTGGATCGAATTGTTGCAGAATCCCCGCCACCCTCTGCAAAATAAAGCCATCAAAGGGCAGTATCCCCCCGCATCGACTTTCAAGATTGTCACAGCTCTGGCCGCGTTGCGCGCCGGGGTTGCGACCCCCAATACTCAAGTCACTTGTTCCGGCAGCTTTACCCTCGGCAACCATGTATTTCGTTGCTGGAAAAGAACCGGCCACGGAGTGACTGATATGCGCAAGGCCATGCGCGAGAGTTGCGATATATGGTTTTATAAGGTCGGGCTAGATCTCGGTATCGAGCGGCTCGCTGAGATGGGTCAAGAGTTCGGTCTGGGCCAATCCCTTGGATTTGAACTGGCCGGCGAGAAACAAGGACTTATGCCGACGCGGGCTTGGAAGCGGCAGCGCATGGGCCAGCCCTGGTATGACGGCGAGACGGTTATTGCCGCCATCGGGCAGGGCTTCGTGCTGACCACTCCTTTGCAGCTTGCGGTTATGACCGCCGCCGTAGCCAATGGCGGCGCGTTGTTACAACCGCAGATCGTCAAGCGTGTCGAGGGATGGGACGGGCAGGTTTTTCGTGAGGCCCAGCCCGAGGTCATTCGTCAAATTGATTTCGGCGACGGCAACCTGGCTGCGGTGCGCCGCAGTCTTGATGCCGCGGTCAACGAACCCCAGGCCACTGGGCGCGCCAGCCGCATTGAGGGGGTTAGGGTTGCGGGCAAGACCGGCACCGCCCAGGTGGTGAGGCTCAGAGACGACAAAGACAAGATTGTCAGAGAGACCCCTTATCGTTTTCGTGATCATGCGCTTTTTGTTGCGTATGCTCCGGCTGATGATCCTGAGATTGCCGTGGCCGTCGTGGTCGAGCACGGGCAATCGGGCGGCGCAACGGCGGCGCCTATCGCGCGAGCCATGATCGAGGCCTATTTGGGCCTGCCGGTTTCCGAGCCTGTGGCTCCGGCAGGGCATTACGGGGATTGA
- a CDS encoding rod shape-determining protein — MFNLFNAIFGLFSNDLAIDLGTANTLVYLRGKGIVVCEPSVVAVQKDSVGQRRVLAVGMEAKKMLGRTPGSIVAIRPMKDGVIADFDITQEMLRYFIQKVHNRKTLVRPRIVICVPSGITQVEKRAVKESAESAGAREVYLIEEPMAAAIGAGLPITEASGNMIVDIGGGTTEVAVISLAGIVYAKSVRVGGDKIDEALVQYLKRKYNLLIGERTAEQIKIEIGSAYPDPDGQVHTMEVKGRDLVSGIPKTLEVDSSEVREALSETVNAIVEAVRIALERTPPELAADIVDKGIILAGGGANLRNLDILLREETGLPVVIAEDPLSCVVLGSGKVLDELDLLKRVTISS, encoded by the coding sequence ATGTTTAACCTATTCAACGCGATTTTTGGGCTTTTTTCCAACGACCTTGCCATTGACCTTGGCACGGCCAACACCCTGGTTTATCTGCGCGGCAAGGGAATCGTCGTCTGTGAACCCTCGGTGGTGGCGGTGCAGAAAGACAGCGTGGGCCAGCGCCGCGTTTTGGCCGTGGGGATGGAGGCCAAGAAAATGCTGGGCCGTACCCCGGGCAGCATCGTGGCCATTCGCCCCATGAAGGACGGGGTTATTGCCGACTTTGACATTACTCAGGAGATGTTACGCTATTTTATCCAGAAGGTGCACAATCGCAAGACGTTGGTGCGCCCGCGCATCGTCATCTGCGTGCCTTCCGGAATTACTCAGGTGGAAAAACGCGCGGTCAAGGAGTCGGCCGAGTCGGCGGGAGCGCGCGAAGTTTATCTGATCGAAGAGCCCATGGCGGCTGCGATCGGCGCGGGTCTGCCGATTACCGAGGCTTCGGGGAACATGATTGTCGATATTGGTGGCGGCACCACCGAGGTGGCGGTTATCTCGCTGGCCGGTATCGTTTATGCCAAAAGTGTTCGCGTCGGGGGCGACAAAATCGATGAAGCCCTTGTCCAGTATCTCAAACGCAAGTACAATCTGCTGATTGGAGAGCGGACCGCGGAGCAGATCAAAATCGAAATTGGCAGTGCCTATCCCGACCCCGACGGCCAGGTGCATACCATGGAGGTCAAGGGACGGGATCTGGTCAGCGGCATACCCAAGACTCTTGAAGTTGATTCCAGCGAGGTGCGCGAGGCTCTTTCGGAAACGGTCAACGCGATTGTCGAGGCGGTGCGCATCGCCCTTGAGCGGACACCGCCGGAGCTTGCCGCGGACATTGTCGACAAGGGGATCATTCTTGCCGGCGGCGGTGCCAACCTGCGCAACCTCGATATCCTGTTGCGCGAAGAAACCGGTCTACCGGTGGTGATTGCCGAAGATCCTCTGTCCTGTGTCGTGCTCGGCTCGGGAAAGGTGCTTGATGAACTCGACCTGTTGAAGCGGGTTACGATTTCGTCCTAA
- a CDS encoding cupin domain-containing protein, producing MTSDNHSVKLEGGVPADLADMVAYQQGAVVSRTLLQDETGTLTVFSFDEGQALSEHTVPYHAFVQVLDGEAEITVGKNPSLVKAGEIILMPGHVSHRVRATKRFKMLLTLFKAAANTVD from the coding sequence ATGACCAGCGACAACCATTCCGTAAAACTTGAAGGCGGGGTTCCCGCGGATCTGGCCGACATGGTCGCCTATCAACAAGGCGCGGTGGTAAGCCGCACCCTCTTGCAGGATGAGACGGGCACCTTGACGGTGTTCAGTTTCGACGAGGGGCAAGCACTTTCCGAACACACGGTGCCCTACCATGCTTTTGTTCAGGTGCTGGATGGGGAAGCTGAAATTACCGTGGGCAAGAACCCGTCCCTCGTCAAGGCGGGCGAAATCATCCTAATGCCTGGCCATGTTTCCCATCGGGTACGGGCGACCAAACGCTTTAAAATGTTGCTTACCCTGTTCAAGGCCGCTGCGAACACTGTCGATTAA
- a CDS encoding phosphoribosylaminoimidazolesuccinocarboxamide synthase yields MSKPLLKTDFPELNLINRGKVRDIYDLGEHLLIVTSDRISAFDVIMDEAIPQKGFVLTQISRYWFEQMADIVPNHIVAMDVADFPRQTHPYREVLDGRSMLVKKAQPLPVECIVRGYVSGSGWKDYKKTGAICGITLPTGLTESQQLPEPIFTPSTKAELGDHDENISFAQTVELVGADLAAQIRETTIAIYNRARGIADTKDIIIADTKFEFGMLDGKLIWIDEALTPDSSRFWPKDKYRPGGPQPSFDKQFLRDYLETLDWNKQAPPPPLSAEIVAKTSEKYLEALKRLTGIDAPR; encoded by the coding sequence ATGAGCAAACCGCTGCTCAAGACCGATTTTCCTGAACTCAATCTGATTAACCGCGGCAAGGTGCGAGACATTTACGACCTTGGCGAGCACCTGCTGATCGTCACCTCCGATCGCATTTCGGCTTTCGATGTCATCATGGATGAGGCCATTCCGCAAAAAGGTTTCGTCCTCACTCAGATTTCACGCTACTGGTTCGAACAGATGGCCGACATCGTTCCCAACCATATTGTGGCAATGGACGTTGCCGACTTTCCGCGGCAAACCCACCCTTATCGTGAGGTTCTCGACGGTCGCAGCATGCTGGTGAAAAAAGCCCAACCGCTTCCGGTCGAATGTATAGTGCGCGGCTATGTTTCAGGATCGGGCTGGAAAGATTACAAAAAAACCGGTGCCATCTGCGGGATTACCCTGCCGACGGGTCTGACGGAAAGCCAGCAATTGCCCGAGCCCATCTTCACCCCATCGACCAAGGCCGAGTTGGGTGATCACGATGAAAACATCTCTTTTGCTCAGACCGTGGAACTGGTCGGCGCGGACCTTGCCGCACAGATTCGCGAGACCACTATCGCCATTTACAATCGGGCCCGCGGGATCGCGGATACCAAGGACATCATTATTGCCGATACGAAGTTTGAATTCGGCATGCTTGACGGCAAACTCATCTGGATCGACGAAGCCCTCACCCCCGACTCCTCGCGCTTCTGGCCCAAGGACAAGTACCGTCCCGGCGGACCTCAGCCGAGCTTCGACAAGCAGTTTCTGCGCGATTATCTGGAGACTCTCGACTGGAACAAGCAGGCTCCGCCGCCACCTCTGTCGGCAGAGATCGTCGCAAAGACCAGCGAAAAGTACCTGGAAGCGCTTAAGCGCCTCACCGGAATTGACGCACCTCGTTGA
- a CDS encoding SurA N-terminal domain-containing protein yields MLDIIRRKQKTLLVKIVFWVIIAAFIGTIFLVWGRGSDNPQDPAATALIINGEKLPLEAVQRSYNNLYNLYQSLYRDQFTPEMERSLGLRRMAADRLVEQTLLAQEAERRGLKVSRDELIASIAEITAFHENGVFSRQRYLEVLSFQRITPDEFERSQHRQLLISKIIDEIQKDVVVHEEDIVAEFRNRNEEVNLSFVTFAPSLFEERVEVSESELLAWFSERRENFRLPEAVSLRYIDFDPQRYFDQVTFDEAAVERHYRRNLDQFEVREQVEASHILIRLTDDADETRIARQRERAEEALRQVRDGKDFGEVAQTYSDDEASAAQGGDLGYFPRGVMVQAFEQVAFALSPGEISDLVRTPFGLHIIKVTDHIEAGIHPLEKVIEDVKADLRREEARQLAIQKAMDAYNQYRHSGDLETAARVNELEIRETGLFTRDGIIDGIGRAPQVAVSAFGLTTGQLARPVILPQNVYLFKIKERRASRLPELDEVRAKVEEAYRQEKAAELARQAAAEFLAELKQDNGDIEQLARQKGLRLQESGRFSGAYENFIPRLGENAPLTAAAFELNEPGDIAPEVYEIDDNYVVAALKEFLPADMNLLDDNLRAELRNALQVRKQEAALDTKVDALRSEANIQITPILANFLER; encoded by the coding sequence ATGCTTGATATCATCCGCAGAAAACAAAAGACCCTTCTTGTCAAAATCGTCTTCTGGGTCATTATCGCAGCGTTTATCGGGACCATTTTTCTGGTTTGGGGACGTGGCAGCGACAACCCGCAAGATCCCGCCGCAACAGCCCTGATCATCAATGGAGAAAAGCTTCCTCTCGAGGCCGTGCAACGTTCCTACAACAACCTCTACAATCTATACCAAAGCCTCTACCGCGATCAGTTCACTCCGGAAATGGAACGCAGCCTTGGTCTGCGGCGCATGGCCGCTGATCGTCTTGTCGAGCAGACCCTGCTTGCGCAGGAAGCCGAAAGGCGCGGCCTCAAAGTTTCTCGTGACGAGTTGATCGCCTCCATCGCTGAAATCACCGCGTTCCATGAAAACGGCGTCTTCAGTCGGCAGCGCTACCTGGAAGTTCTAAGCTTTCAACGCATCACCCCGGATGAGTTTGAGCGCAGCCAACATCGCCAACTGCTCATCAGCAAGATCATCGACGAAATCCAGAAGGATGTCGTCGTCCACGAAGAGGACATCGTCGCCGAATTTCGCAATCGCAACGAAGAAGTCAATCTGTCCTTCGTGACCTTCGCTCCTTCGCTTTTTGAAGAGCGCGTCGAGGTCAGCGAATCCGAACTTCTCGCCTGGTTTTCGGAACGCCGCGAAAATTTCCGCCTCCCTGAGGCGGTCTCCTTGCGCTATATCGATTTCGATCCGCAACGCTACTTTGATCAAGTCACTTTCGACGAAGCGGCCGTGGAACGGCACTACCGGCGCAACCTTGACCAATTTGAAGTACGTGAGCAGGTCGAGGCTTCCCACATATTGATTCGTCTCACCGATGATGCCGACGAGACGCGCATCGCCCGGCAGCGTGAGCGTGCCGAGGAGGCACTACGGCAAGTCAGAGACGGCAAGGACTTCGGCGAGGTTGCTCAAACCTATTCCGACGATGAGGCCAGCGCGGCTCAGGGAGGCGATCTGGGGTATTTTCCACGCGGCGTCATGGTCCAGGCTTTTGAACAGGTAGCCTTTGCCCTGAGTCCTGGCGAAATCAGCGATTTGGTACGCACACCGTTCGGTTTACACATCATCAAGGTCACCGACCACATCGAGGCCGGGATACATCCTCTCGAAAAAGTCATCGAGGACGTCAAGGCTGACTTGCGTCGAGAGGAAGCGCGCCAGCTTGCCATCCAGAAGGCCATGGACGCCTATAACCAGTATCGCCACAGCGGCGACCTGGAAACGGCGGCCCGCGTCAATGAGCTGGAGATCAGGGAGACTGGCCTGTTTACCCGTGACGGAATCATTGACGGCATCGGTCGCGCCCCTCAGGTCGCGGTATCGGCCTTCGGCCTAACGACCGGGCAACTGGCACGGCCGGTGATACTGCCACAAAACGTCTACCTCTTCAAAATCAAGGAACGCCGCGCCAGCCGCTTGCCTGAGCTCGACGAGGTCCGTGCCAAAGTCGAAGAAGCCTACCGGCAGGAAAAAGCCGCCGAGCTTGCCCGCCAAGCCGCCGCAGAGTTTCTGGCCGAGCTGAAGCAGGATAACGGCGACATCGAGCAACTCGCCCGACAGAAGGGCCTACGCCTCCAGGAATCGGGACGCTTCTCCGGCGCCTATGAAAATTTCATCCCGCGACTCGGCGAGAATGCCCCTTTGACCGCCGCCGCCTTTGAACTGAATGAGCCAGGCGACATCGCTCCCGAGGTCTACGAGATCGACGACAACTATGTCGTTGCCGCACTCAAGGAATTTCTACCGGCTGACATGAACCTGCTCGACGATAACCTCAGGGCCGAGTTGCGCAACGCACTGCAAGTGCGCAAGCAAGAAGCTGCACTGGATACCAAAGTCGACGCACTACGAAGCGAGGCCAACATTCAAATTACGCCGATTCTCGCCAATTTCCTGGAAAGGTGA
- a CDS encoding phosphonate ABC transporter ATP-binding protein has protein sequence MRELGPRASGGIFTLQNAYKSFGESEVLKDLSFCIEAGERVAVIGPSGAGKTTLFRLLSAVLKPTSGQVTTLGRDTRRLRGRALHRLRRDIGVLYQNDNLIPHLRVVHNVLMGRLGDWSLARALVSLFWPQELHRAKAALQQVELAEKLWCMPGELSGGQQQRVAIARLIVQQPRVMLADEPVSQLDIRLGREIIELLCSIATSLGNTLLVNLHTLELLHGNFERVIALRSGQIFWQGPPSAITRELLQELYGAEYRAMHLDDVPLEQRA, from the coding sequence TTGAGAGAATTGGGCCCGCGTGCATCTGGCGGAATTTTTACGCTGCAGAACGCATACAAGTCCTTCGGTGAATCCGAAGTGCTCAAAGACCTGAGCTTCTGTATCGAGGCGGGAGAGCGGGTGGCCGTGATCGGCCCTTCGGGGGCGGGTAAGACCACGCTCTTTCGCTTGCTCAGCGCGGTGCTCAAGCCCACCTCCGGACAGGTGACGACCCTGGGGCGCGACACCCGGCGCCTGCGCGGACGTGCCCTGCACAGGCTGCGGCGCGACATCGGCGTTCTGTATCAGAACGACAATCTGATCCCCCATCTGCGTGTCGTGCATAACGTGCTGATGGGCCGGCTTGGTGATTGGAGCCTGGCACGGGCGCTGGTTTCTCTGTTCTGGCCGCAGGAGTTGCACAGGGCCAAGGCCGCTTTGCAGCAAGTTGAACTGGCGGAAAAACTCTGGTGCATGCCTGGAGAACTCTCCGGCGGGCAGCAGCAGCGGGTCGCCATCGCGCGGCTTATCGTGCAGCAGCCGCGTGTCATGCTTGCCGACGAACCCGTCAGCCAGCTCGATATCCGTTTGGGGCGCGAGATCATCGAACTGCTCTGTTCCATCGCGACTTCTTTGGGCAATACGTTGCTGGTCAATCTACATACTCTCGAATTGTTGCACGGCAATTTCGAGCGTGTCATCGCCTTGCGCAGCGGACAGATTTTTTGGCAGGGGCCTCCCTCTGCCATCACCCGCGAATTGCTGCAAGAGCTCTACGGTGCCGAATATCGCGCCATGCATCTCGATGACGTTCCCCTCGAACAACGCGCATGA
- the mreC gene encoding rod shape-determining protein MreC has translation MRELLRKYRPLLLGACLLLAALLLYSNNLRRKDHTSVFEQAALMVTAPFLKGFDHLYARTVSLWDNYVWLVDTAGENDRLREENLLLKAEVENLREIRLANERLRMLLEFKDELTLSAVPARVIGADASSWSRTVLLDKGSRSGVREGMAVVTASGVVGRVIKVAPGESRALLITDAASAVASLVQRTRTRGVSRGRGDSLILDFALRQEDIQVGDRLVTSGTGGVFPKGLLVGEVVRVVRGDYGLFQTVEVAPATDFSRLEEVLILIEELP, from the coding sequence TTGCGTGAGTTGCTGAGAAAATATCGCCCCTTGCTGCTGGGTGCCTGCCTGCTTCTTGCCGCGTTGCTTCTCTACAGCAACAACTTGCGTCGCAAGGATCATACAAGTGTTTTCGAGCAGGCGGCGCTAATGGTGACGGCACCTTTTCTGAAAGGGTTTGATCACCTCTATGCACGGACGGTCTCCTTGTGGGACAATTATGTCTGGCTGGTCGATACGGCCGGGGAAAATGACCGACTGCGCGAGGAAAATCTCCTGCTCAAGGCCGAGGTCGAAAACCTGCGCGAAATCCGTCTGGCCAACGAGCGCCTGCGTATGCTGCTTGAATTTAAGGATGAACTGACTCTTTCTGCGGTCCCGGCGCGGGTCATTGGTGCCGACGCTTCGAGCTGGTCGCGAACGGTTCTTTTGGACAAGGGATCGCGCTCAGGGGTTCGCGAGGGCATGGCGGTGGTTACCGCCAGCGGGGTGGTCGGTCGTGTGATCAAGGTCGCGCCCGGAGAATCGCGGGCGCTGCTGATTACCGATGCCGCCTCGGCCGTCGCTTCCCTGGTGCAACGTACGCGCACGCGGGGAGTCAGTAGAGGCCGTGGCGACTCTCTGATTCTCGATTTTGCCCTGCGCCAGGAAGATATCCAGGTCGGCGACCGCCTGGTGACTTCCGGCACCGGCGGCGTGTTTCCCAAGGGGCTGCTGGTGGGCGAAGTGGTCCGGGTCGTGCGTGGTGATTATGGACTTTTCCAAACGGTCGAGGTGGCGCCGGCGACGGATTTTTCCCGTCTGGAAGAGGTCCTGATTCTCATTGAGGAGCTGCCGTGA